Sequence from the Sphingobium indicum B90A genome:
GGTCGGCGGCTTTGGGTCGTTCGACCGGTGGAGGGCATTCTTGAAGCAATCGGCAGAGCGATCGCGGTTATCTCGCCGCGCTTTCATCCAGGCCGGCGGCGCGGGGCTGGCGGTTTCCACCCTGGGTGCTGCGGCATCTGCTCCGGCTGTTGCCGCGGTGGGCCGGCAGTGGACCCAAATCGCGGATATAGTCGTGGTCGGCAGCGGCGCGGCCGCCTCGGTTGCCGCACTTGCGGCTGCCAAGGACGGCGCGAAGGTCCTCATGCTGGAAAAAGCGCCGGTATATGGCGGTACGTCCGCGAAATCCGGTGGGGCTTTCTGGGTGCCCAATAATTTCAGGCTGAAGGAGCGGGGGATCGAGGATCCAAAGGCTTCGCTCCTGGCTTATTGCGCTGCCTATTCATATCCGCATCTTTTCGACAGCAATTCACCGACGCTCGGCCTGGGTGAGGATGTCTACAAACTGCTTGAGGCGTTTTACGACAACGCGTCGCCGATGACGGACATGTTGCGGGAAATCAAGGCAGCCGAGATAGGCCGCTTTCATGTCCTTCCCGACGGCCAGGGAACCGATCTGCCTGACTATGGCGTGCTCGACGGCAACAATAAGGTGCCTCGCGGACGGTGCCTCGGACCCATCAAGCCTGATGGGTCGCCAGGATTCGGCGCGGAGTTGATGCGCCAGATCAAGGCGCGCATCGACGCTTATGGCATTCCCCTGCTCACCAGCCACCAGGTTGTCCGCCTGGTTACCGACGGGGATGGCGCGGTGCTCGGCGTCGAGGCGCTGAACGACGGGAAGGAGGTTTCCTTTGGCGCGCGCAAAGGCGTGATCTTCGCAACGGGCGGATTCACCTATAATCGCGAAATGCTCAATCTCCATCAGACTGGGCCGGTCTATGGCGGTTGCGGGGTGCCGACTAATACTGGCGACTTTGTATCAATTGCCGGGGCTGTCGGCGCAAAGCTCGGCAATATGGGAAGCGCCTGGCGCGCCGAGATCGTGCTGGAAGAGGCGCTGGAATATGTAAGCGTGCCAAGCGACGTATGGATTCCGCCGGGCGACAGCATGTTCATTGTCAATCGCTATGGGAATCGTGTCTTCAACGAGAAGCGCAATTACCATGACCGTGCGCGCGTACATCAACATTATGATCCCAACGGCTCTGTTGCAAAGATTGGCGGCAGTCAGAGGTAGGCTGTCGCTCTGCGCCGATCAGGCGGCTGCTGCGAAATGGTGGTTGAGCATGCCCATGGCCTCCGTCAGCGCCGAGGGCCCAATGCCAAAAGCTCTCTCCACAAGGCGCACCTCGCCCCTGATGCCGGGCTGCAGGCACCAGGGGCGAGCCTGTCCTTTGCGCAGGGCTCGCATGACTTCGAATCCCTTGATCGTGGCATAGGCCGTGGGGATCGATTTGAAACCGCGCACCGGCTTGATCAGTATCTTGAGCTTTCCGTGATCGGCCTCGATCACGTTATTGAGATACTTCACCTGCCGGTGGGCCGTCTCCCGGTCCAGCTTTCCTTCGCGCTTCAATTCGGTGATCGCTGCACCATAGCTCGGCGCTTTGTCGGTATTGAGCGTGGCAGGCTTTTCCCAGTGCTTCAGGCCTCGCAGGGCCTTGCCCAGGAACCGCTTCGCTGCCTTGGCGCTGCGGGTCGGCGACAGGTAGAAATCGATCGTGTCGCCCCGCTTGTCGACTGCCCGGTACAGGTAGGTCCACTTGCCCCGCACCTTGACGTAGGTTTCATCCAGGCGCCAGCTCGGATCAAAGCCACGCCGCCAGAACCAGCGCAGCCGCTTCTCCATCTCCGGGGCGTAGCACTGGACCCAGCGATAGATCGTCGTATGGTCGACCGAAATGCCGCGTTCCGCCAGCATTTCCTCAAGGTCGCGATAGCTGATCGGATAGCGACAATACCAGCGCACCGCCCACAGGATCACATCACCCTGGAAATGGCGCCACTTGAAATCCGTCATCGTTCCGTCCGTCCAATCTCCGCCAAGCATGCTCAAGCTTCACGATTTTTGCAACAGAGCCCCGATCTGAACGGCGTGCACGCTTCGGGCGAGGTGGAATATGGCAATTATGATTCCAGGAAGGTGAAGGGCATGCTGAACCTGCCCTTGACGCAGAGCCTGGGCGCGCGCTTCGCCGGAATATACGTCAATCGCGACGGCTATACGAAGAACCTCCATGACGGCGCCAGGCTGGACGGGCGCGACATCTACGCCGTCCGCGCCTCCCTTCGCTGGGAACCGTCCAGTTCCACGACGATCGACCTCCTGGGCTATTATTTCCATGAAAAGGACAATCGCCTTCGCATCCAGAAGCAGAAATGCCTGCGCGATCCCACGGGCGTGCTCGGCTGCCTTCCCGGCCGGCTGGGCAATGACTATACCAACAACAATGCGACGTTCGGCGGCACGCTGACGTCCCGCGAATATCTGACGATGCAGGGCGGTCCGGGCATCGGCGCGCTTGCCCTGGGCAGCCTCTATGGTCCCGACTCCAATCTTGGAAATTCGCTCATCGCCGACCCCAGGACCGTCAACACCGACTTCCATCCCACCTTCTTTTCCGATGAGATCCAGGCGCAATTGCGGATCGAACATGATTTCGGGCCGGTCACCCTGAAGGTGTCGGGCCAGTATCAGCGCACGCGCACCGCCGCGTCGCAGGATTATAATCTGAGCGTCAACAACGCCGCGCTGTTCCTTCCCGGCCTTTCGACCCTGCAAGCCTATGGCAACGGCGTCGCAGGCCCCTCGCTCGCGCAATTCGGACGGGTTGCTGCCGCGCTGATCCCCAACGGCCCGGCCGGCCCCTATTGCACGTCGATCGTCGAACCGAGCGCCACGGGCGCATTCGGGGGCCACAGCCTATGCTCCGCGACGCCCCAGGATTTCGACCGCACCAGCCTGTTCGGCCGGGCCTTCACCGGCGAGGCGATCGTCGCCAGCAAGTTCGACGGGCCGTTCAACTTCCTGGTCGGCGGCATATACAGCGATTATCGCAACCACAATGCCGACTACAACGTCAACGCGTTCAATATCGATTATGCGGCAGGCGTGCTCGGCGTGCTGACGTCGCTCGGCCAACAGGGAGGGCAGGCCGCCGCGGGCCAGCCCGTCACCTATCCCACCGTGTTCCTCGCCTCCCCCTATGTCCGCAACAATTCCCAGCTATTCCAGCTCAAATCCTACGGCCTGTTCGGCGAAGCCTATTTCGAGCCGAACGACCGGCTGAAGCTGACGGCGGGGCTGAGATATAATCATGACGACAAGTCCAATCGCGCGCGCAATACCATCATCTCCTTCCCCGTGCCCTACGGCACGGCAAACGCGTTCGATTCCCCCTTCTTCGCCGCCTATGACGCCGATGCCGGGCGGCCGGGCATCCAGCCCGTGCAGCAGCGCGACGCGACTTTCGGCGAGTTCACCGGCCGGGCCGTGATCGATTTCCAGGTCACGCCGAGGAACCTGCTCTACGCCTCCTATTCGCGCGGCTACAAGTCGGGCGGCATCAACCCGCCGCTGCTGCCGATCTTCAACATCTCCGACAGTTTCGAGCCTGAATTCGTGAACGCGCTGGAGGTCGGATCGAAGAACAGCTTTCTCGGCGGCAGCCTGCGGCTCAATGCATCCGCCTTCTACTATCAGTACAAGGGACTCCAGCTCAGCCGCATCGTCAGTCGCACCAGCGTGAACGACAATGTCGACGCGGACATCTACGGCATCGAGCTTGAAGCGATCGCCCGGCCCATCCCGGCGCTGACGGTCAACATCAACGCCAGCTACCTTCATACCAAGGTATCGTCGGACAGATACATCACCAATCCGCGAGACCCGTCGGGCGGCCGCAGCGACGCCGTCATCGTCAAGGACATCTCGAACGGTTCCAACTGCACGGTCGTCCCCAACACCGCCGGCAATTCCGCCGCGTCAAACAATTTCGTCAATTTCGTGAATGGGGAGATCAACGCGGGCCGGGTCGTCAACTCCTCGACCGGGCGTCCCTTGTTCCGGCCGGGCGCCGGCCTGCAAGGGACCACCCCCTTCCCGGCCGACAGCGGGCTGAACGGCGCGACGGGGGCCTACAGCATTTGTTCGGCCTTGGCCTCCTACGTCGCCAGCGCGGGCGCGGGGCCAAGCGGAGTCTCCGTCCTCACCGACGGCGTTCCGGTGAACCTGCGCGGCAACCGCCTGCCGCAGGCGCCCGACTTCAAGGTTTCGGCGGGCGCGCAATATGTCGTCGACATGGGAACGGGCGGGTCCACCCTCGTGCCCCGCGTCGACGTCATCCTCACCGGCGGCAGCTATGGATCGGTGTTCAACGGAAACGCCAATCGCATACCCAGCTATGTGATCGTCAACGCGCAGTTGCAGCTCAACGGCCGCGACGACCGCTGGTTCGTGCGCGCCTTCGTGCAGAACCTGACCGACAGCAATGCGATCACCGGCCTCTACGTATCCGACCAGCCTTCGGGCCTCTTCACCAACATCTTCACGCTCGAACCGCGACGCTATGGGATCGCCGCCGGAGTGAATTTCTAAGGGCTGGGCTGCGCGGACAAATTCCAGACTCACCGGACTGAGTGATTTGGGTGGGTTCCCGCCACTCGCCTTTCGTCACCCCGGGCTTGACCCGGGGTCCCGCTGCCTTGGTCGAGGCGCCGTTTTACAAGAAAAGCGAGACCCCGGATCAAGTCCGGGGTGACGGAAAACTGATGTTCGCAACTGGCCAATTCCCGACCTTTCGAATTCGTCCACGCTGCCTTGGGAATCGGTGAAAACCTCGCCCGGCCTGGCGGCGACGAAGCGGGCGGGGTCGACGCCCGCCGCGGCCAACGCCTCGCCAAGGCGAAGCACCGGCTCATCGCGCGGCTCGTCGGTGAGGCGGAATGTGCCCCAATGGATGCCAAGCGCCCGCCGCGCGCCGACGATCTGGAAAATGCGCACCGCTTCGGCGGGGTCGACATGCTGGGCAGCCATGAACCAGCGCGGCGCATAGGCGCCGATGGGAAGGAGAGCAAGATCAGGCGATCCCAGATGCGCGATCCGGGCGAAGATCGCGCCGTCGCCGAAGCCGGTGTCGCCCGCGAACCAGACGGTGCCGACCGGCGTCGCGAGGAAATGGCCCGACCAGAGCGCCATGCGCCGGTCCGCCAGCGACCGATTGCTCCAATGGACCGCCGGCGTGAGGGTGGTGGCGATGCCTGGCGCGAGCGTGATCGCATCCCACCAATCGCCGGTCGCCAGCCTGGCATCGGGAATATGGGCGCGCACTATGGCGTCATTGCCAAGCGGCATGACCATGAGCGGCCGGTCGCGGGCATGCAGCCGCGCAAGCGTCCCGAGGTCGAGATGGTCGTAATGGCAATGGCTGACCAGCACAGCGTCGATCCGGGGCAGGTCCTCGAAGGCGACGCCCGGCGCGGTGACGCGCCTGGGGCCGGCAAAGGCGACGGGGCTGGCGCGGTCGGACCAGACCGGATCGGTCAATATGTTGCAGCCGGCTGCCTGGATGAGCACCGTAGCATGCCCGACCATCGTCACCACCAGCGTCTGGCTGGACGGCGCCGGGCGCGTGGGGGTGACGGGAACGGAGCCCGGCCAGGGCGCCGCCCGCTTGCCCAACCGCCAGCGCAGCAGGTCGCCCAGACCGCGATCGGTGGACGCCTGGCCGGGATTGAAAAAGCGCAGGCCATCGAAATGATCGCTCGGCGGCCCGGCATAATAGGGATTGCGCGGCATTCGCCTAACGCCGCTTGATGCCGCCGAGGAGTATCCGCCCGACCCGCTCCGCCAGGGAAGGGACGGGCGGCACCACCGACAGCCCGTCGAGCAGGAGCAAGACCAGGCCGTGGACATTCGCCCAGGCGGCGAGCGCGACTATGGCGGCCGCCTCCTCATCGTCGGGCGGCGCATCGAACACGCCCTCCGCAATGCCCTGCGCGATGACCGAGAGGAGGACCGCATGCGAGCCTGCGGCAGCTTCGCCGACCGGATAGGGAAGGGCGGCGCGCGATGCGGCGAGCGCCGTGCCGAACATGAGGCGATAGCGCGCCGGATTGTCGAGCCCGAAGGCGACATAGGCCGCGCCGATCGCGATCAGGGCCTCCTCGATGCCTTCGGACTGCTGGGCCGCGGCCAACATCGCGGCGCGCAGGTCGACGAAGCCCTTTATCGCGATTGCGCCCAGCAGGTCCAGCTTTCCGGGGAAATGGCGATAAGGCGCGTTGTGGCTCACCCCTGCCCGGCGAGCGACCTCCCGCAAGGAAAATTCCCAATTCTGCTCCTCCGCGACGATCGCGGTCGCGGCGTCGACGAGCACGCGTCTCAGATCGCCATGATGATAGGCAGGGGCGGCGTTCGGCTCGGCTGGCATGGTGGCTCCAGAAAGATGTTGACACTGTCTACACACCATATGTAGACAGTGTCAACATAAAGGCGCGAGATTCGACGCTTCGAATGCGACCCGCGCCGCATGCCGGACCCGGCCCGCCATTGGACGGAGCGGAAGCGGTCCGGTCCCCTTCGATCGAGGAATCCATCATGGCCCATATTTTCTTTCCCCTGCCCTCGCGCGATTTCGATCCGACCGAGGTCGGCGTCACATGGCGCGTGCTGACCGCCGCGGGGCACGGCGTGAGCTTCGCCACGCCCGACGGCAAGGCCGGCGCCGCCGACCCGATCATGATCACGGGGCGCGGGCTGGATCCATGGAGTCCGATCCCGCTGATCGGGCGGATCACGGTGATCGGCCGGATGCTGCGCGCCAACAAGGATGCCCGCCGCGCCTATGCCGAGATGATCGCCAGCCCCGCCTTCCGGTCGCCCCGCAGCTGGGACGAGCTTTCGGTGGACGGCCATGACGCGATCGTGCTGGGCGGCGGCCATCGGGCGCGCGGGATGCGCGAATATCTGGAAAGCCCGGTCCTGCAAAAGCTGGTGGCCGACTTCTTCGCCGCCGACAAGCCCGTGGCGGCGATCTGCCATGGCGTGCTGCTCGCGGCGCGCAGCAAGCGGGCGGACGGGCGCTCGGTTCTCCACGGCCGCAAGACGACGGCGCTGAGTTGGAGGCATGAACGGACCGCGAGCGCATTCGCGCATGTCGGCCGCTTCTGGGACCGCAACTATTACCGCACCTATCCGGAGGAGGATGGACAGCCAAAGGGCTATATGTCGGTCGAGCAGGAGGTCATCCGCCACCTTGCCGATCCTGGCGATTTCATCGATGTGCGACCCGAGGATCCGCATTTCCGTCGCAAGACATCCGGACTGGTCCGCGACAGCTTCATGGACCACAGCCCGGCGCTGGTGGTAGAGGACGGCAATTATGTGTCGGCGCGATGGCCCGGCGATACGCATTGTTTCGCCAGCACATTTGCCCGGCTCCTGGCCCGCAGCCCGGCGGAAGAGGATTCGCGCCGGGCGCGGGTCGCCTGATCCGCCCCATCCGGATCGACGAAGGCCTGCCGATCAAGGATGTCTCATCTGGAACGCTATTTCGACGTCTCTCGCCGCTCCTCGGCCAACCGCTTCGCGAGCAGGCGGCGCGAACGTTCCGCATAGGACCGGCAGGCCCCGGATCCACTGCCATACCGCCCCGCGCCCGCATTGTCGGGATGCGCGGAGATCAAAATGTCGCACTTCAAAGCGCCCATGCGCCTGTAGCTGGCTTCGAAGCCCTTGACGATCGGCGCGCTGGAAGGCGCGGTGAAACGGTAACGGTCGGCCGACACCGGATTGAGGCTGGAGGCGAAGACGATCGCCTTGCACCTCTTGCCCTCGCAGGCGTTCCAGCTCCATGTCATGCTGCCCATCGTGTGGCCCGGCGTCGCATGCGCGGTGATGGATGCGCGGCCGATCCTCAGAACCTCTCCGTCCTTCATGACGCGCAGCCGCGACACCGCCGGCCAGGCGCCGCCATAGTCGAATTGCGGATCGTCCTTCGCATGCGCGCCTGCCCGCAGGCCCTCCGCGCCGCGCCGGCTGGCCACCACGGTGGCGCCGGTGTCGCGCGCCAGGGCGGCGATCCCGCCAGCATGATCATAATGCGGCTCGGTACTCAGAATAAATTTGATGTCTCTGGGGTCGAAGCCCAGCTTGCGAACATTGCTGAGGATCATCGGCGCCGCCTGCGGAAGCGCGCCGTCGATCAGCACCAGGCCCGCACCCGTGTCGATCAAGGCGACGCTGAGACCCGCGAAGCCGACCAGATAGCTGTTGCCGAAAACCCTTTCGGGCGGCAGGGGCGCAAGCCATTCCTTGGCTCTTTCGACCGCCATCGGCCGGGTCAGAGGGTCATCGGAGGCGCGGGCGCCGCCCGCCCGGTCCATGGCCGCCATGGCTTCCGGCTCCGGCCCTGTCGCTGCCGCCGCCGGGCTGATGGCCAGCGACGCGGCGATTGTCATCGTTGCGATCATCCTCGTCTCCCTTCCCGGCGGGGATGCCCGATTCAACCTCCTTCCCGCAAAGCATGATTTCTCGACAAAGCCATGAGAATAATTGATGACGGGTCATGGACCGCGCCCAACTTCCCCTGAACGCCCTGCGCGCCTTCGAAGCGGCGGCGCGTCACCTCAATTTCACCCGCGCCGCGATCGAGCTTTGCGTCAGCCAGGGGGCCGTCAGCCATCATGTCGCGCAGCTTGAACGCCGGCTCGGCGTGCGCCTCTTCCACCGCCTGCCGCGAGGACTCTCGCTTACCGACGAGGGGCGCGCGCTCGTCCCCGTGCTGGCCGAAGCGTTCGACCGGGTGGGCGCGACGCTGGACCAATATGCCGGCGGCCGATTTCGGGAGGTGCTGAAGGTCGGCGTCGTCGGCACGTTCGCGACCGGCTGGCTGTTGCCGCGGCTGGACGCCTTCGCCCGCGCCCACCCCGCCATCGACCTGCGCATTTCGACGAACAACAACCGCGTGGACCTGGCAGGGGAAGCGCTGGATTTCGCGATCCGTTACGGCGACGGCGCATGGCACGGCACCCAGGCCGAACCCTTGATCGAAGCGCCAATGACGCCGCTGTGCGCTCCGGCCATGGCGGCGCGGCTGAGGTCGCCCGCCGACGTCCTGCACGAACGGCTGCTGCGTTCGTACCGGCCGGATGAATGGGCGCTCTGGTTCGAGGCGGCGGACATCCCCGTCCCGCTTTTCCGCGGACCCGTTTTCGACAGTTCGGCGCTGATGGTGTCCGCCGCCATGGCCGGTTTCGGCGTCGCGCTCGCGCCTCCCGCGATGTTCATCCGCGAACTTGCATCGGAACTGCTGGCGCAGCCTTTCCCGATCATGATCGACGCGGGCCGCTATTGGCTCACCCGGCTGATGTCGCGACCCGAAACCCACGCCATGCGGCGCTTTCGCGAATGGCTTGACGGAGAGGTCACGGCCCCGATCGCGTCATGGCCCTATGTCCGCGAGCAGGGTGGCGGCGCCAATTTCCCATAGGTGCCCCTGTGGAACAACAGGGGCGCGCCCGGATGATGCACGTCCAGCGCATGCACGCTGCCGAGCACGAGATGATGGTCCCCCGCGTCGTGCACCGCATATATGGTGCAGTCGATCCAGGCGATGGCGCCGTCGAGCACCGGGGAACCGAGCGCCGAGGGACGATGCGCCACGCCGACGAACTTGTCCGGATCCTTCGATGCGAGGGTGCGGCACAGGGCCTCCTGATCATCGCCCAGGACATTGACGCAGAAACGTCCCGCCTCCGCGATCCTGGGCCAACTTGAAGAGGCCTTGTCGGGAAAGAACGCCACCAGCGCCGGGTCGAGCGACACCGATGTGAAGGATCCCACGATCATGGCGGCGGGCCTGCCGTCCGGGGGCATCGCCGTGATGGCGCAGACGCCGGTCGGATAATGGCCCAATATGCGGCGAAAGGTCGCGGGTTCGATGGCGAGCGTCATGACGATTTCAGACTTTCCAGACAAGCGGGATTCTTTTCTGAGCGGCGACGGAATCCCGGAAACAGGGCCATGCGGCTCCATCGGCGATGGTGAAGGGGCAGCGCGGTAAGCGCGTCGGCCTTTCCCGCCGCGCCCTGCCTATGGGATCGCGGATTGATGAACCTCGACCACATACATCTTGACGCTGCCGGCTTCTACGAACTCGTCCTCGTCGGCGCGAATGACCTGCATGATGTCTGCATCGAAGAACGCCTGGATTCCCGCCTCGGCGTGCGCGCGCGTCGGGTAGATGGCTTCGGTTATGACGTCGAAATCGGCACTTGCCGCGCTTGCACGACCATCGCCCACCGACGCCAGCAGCGGATCATCCGCCCGGATGTAGTTACGCCGATACACGCCGATCGGGGGAAGTATCCGCCTTGCCAAGGGCGCATGCTTTTCTTCATAATAGCGGATGAATTCATCCAGCGACATTCCCGGCTTTCTCCTCATCGATACCAACAGCTTGAACATTGCGCCCTCTCCTGCTGCATATGATCGTTCATCAGGGCGCGATCAGATCGCTCCGCCGCCGTCGACGGGCAGTTCCGCGCCCGTGATGTAGGCGGCCTCCGCCGACGTCAGGAATGTCACGGCGTCCGCAATCTCATCGGGCGTCCCCATCCTGGCCAAGGGCATGGTCGCCACGATCGCGTCGTTGAAGCCGGCGGGATTCAGTTGGATCATGGGCGTGTCGATGGCCCCCGGATAGATGCCGTTCACGCGAATGCCATGCTTCGCCAGTTCCAGGGCCGCGCATCTGGTCATGCCCCGGACCGCCCATTTCGATGCCGAATAGGCGAACATGCCGGCTATTCCGCGCAGCGCGACGCCGGACGATATGTTCACGATCGAACCGCCCCCCGCATCGGCGATCAAGGGCGCGGCCGCCTTCATCCCCAGGAAGACGCCCAGTTGATTGACGTCGACGCTTCTCGCGAACTGCTCCCGGTCCGTTTCGAGCATGGGCAGCGGAATGAAAATGCCCGCGCAATTCACCAATGCCGTCAGCTTGCCGAAAGCCGCCAGCGCCGCCGAACAGGCATCGTCCCACTGGCTTTCGCTGGCAACGTCCAGAAGCTGGAACCTTGCCGCCGCTCCCAGTTCCGCCGCCAGCCGCTCGCCGGCGGGATTGCGGTCGGCAAGGACGACCGATGCGCCGGCCGCGACGAATTTCCGGGCTATGGCCGCGCCCATGCCGCTCGCGGCGCCGGTGACGATCGCCACCGTGCCGCCGAGCCGCCCGTTCGACGCAGGTTCCACCCCCTCGCTCATCGCGTCCGCACTGTGAGGGATATGCCGTATGTGGCGGGCGTCCCCACGCGTCGCGCGATGGTGTCGTTGGCGAAGTTGACCGACGTCTCGTAGAGCTTGTTCGTCACGTTGCGGCCGAACAGCGTAAGCCGCCAGCTATCGTCATGCCCCGCGATGCCCGCGCGAAGATCGAGCAAGGCCCGACCGCGCAGCCTGTAGAGGGTTTCCGGATTGTCGGGCAGGGTGAAGGTGGAATTGGACGCGCTCTGGAAGTTCAGGCTGCTTCCGACAAATGCCTTGAAGCTGCCCGCGTTCCATTCATATTGCGCGTCGGCTGACCCCTGCCAGGTGGGCGTGAACGGGACGCGCGATCCCCTGAAATTGCCGAAGTCGCCGGCGCCATTGAAGGTCGTGAAATCGGAAACGACCTTGGTCTTGATATAGGTCGCCGCGGCCGAGAGCGAGAGGCCGGGATAAGGCCGCGCCACCAGGCTCGCCTCCGCCCCGACCGAGCGCACTTTCGGCACGTTGACGAGCAGTTCCAGCAGGCCGAAGACAAGATCCTCTATGCGCGCGCGCTCCTGCTTGTTGCGGTAGTCGTAATAGAATCCGGCAAGATTGAACTGGAGATGCTTGTCGAAAAGCGGCAGCTTCGCCCCGGCCTCATAGGCGTCCACCCGCTCCTGCCGCGCCGGCACATATTGCGAGGTGGAGGAGGCCGAGATGTTCGAGAAGGCGCCCGCCTTGTACCCCCGGCTGAAGGTCGCGTAGAGCAGAGCGCCGCTCGGCGCCTTGTAGGACATGCCTGCCAGGAGCGAGATATTGTCCTCGTTCAGCGAGGACTGATTGCCTGCGGGCAAGAGTTCGGGCGCGGGCGTCAGGGAGTAGCATTGGTTCTGGTCGACGACTTCGACCGGCGTGTTCTTGAGGCCGAAGGCCGCGAATATTTCCTGGAGCCGGGTGAATATCCGTCCGGTGGCGTTTTCAACGCTGCCATCATAGCTGCATTGATAGGCCGACCGATTCTGCTTCGTATAGCGGATGCCGCCCTTGATCGACAGGCCATCGACGACTTCATATTCGGCATTGGCGAAGACCGCATAGGTGCGCGTCTTCTGAAGCGCCTGCGATATGGCGGCCGAGATCGGAGGCAGGTCGGGAAAGGGCGTGGATGCCGAGGCGTCGAAAATGCGGTACTGATGGCGGTCGTCCACATTCGCATAATCGTAATTGGCGCCGATCAGACCCCGGAAGCGGTCCGTATCCAGGCTGAGTCGAAGTTCCTGGTTGAACGTCTTGATCCGGCCGAAGGCCCGACCCGTGAAGTCCACGAAGGCCGTTCCGTCATAATCCTGGAATCGGTCAAGATCCTGATGCTGATAGGATGTTAT
This genomic interval carries:
- a CDS encoding EthD domain-containing protein: MFKLLVSMRRKPGMSLDEFIRYYEEKHAPLARRILPPIGVYRRNYIRADDPLLASVGDGRASAASADFDVITEAIYPTRAHAEAGIQAFFDADIMQVIRADEDEFVEAGSVKMYVVEVHQSAIP
- a CDS encoding TonB-dependent receptor, translated to MAKVHLITALVATTILSSPAYASADEQTGSVAASPQSSADGAPFASIPDIVVTAQKRSESINAVPMSITALGGAELAQRGIANVADLAKVVPGLTFAPSLNNTPVYSLRGIGFNDSGFGSAPAVAVYIDESPLPFPVMTEAAALDLERIEVLKGPQGTLYGQNSTGGAINYIAAKPTPIFEAGGQVSVERFGKTSVEGFVSGPISSTLQARVALRTVQGGAWQYSLTRPGDKRGEQNQLAGRLLLDWTPTERLTLRFSANAWRNRSDTTATQLVQIVPDNPGPVSPEVAASPIAPNNPRAADWDPSWPKAMNDRYWQVGLRGEYELSDQLKLISITSYQHQDLDRFQDYDGTAFVDFTGRAFGRIKTFNQELRLSLDTDRFRGLIGANYDYANVDDRHQYRIFDASASTPFPDLPPISAAISQALQKTRTYAVFANAEYEVVDGLSIKGGIRYTKQNRSAYQCSYDGSVENATGRIFTRLQEIFAAFGLKNTPVEVVDQNQCYSLTPAPELLPAGNQSSLNEDNISLLAGMSYKAPSGALLYATFSRGYKAGAFSNISASSTSQYVPARQERVDAYEAGAKLPLFDKHLQFNLAGFYYDYRNKQERARIEDLVFGLLELLVNVPKVRSVGAEASLVARPYPGLSLSAAATYIKTKVVSDFTTFNGAGDFGNFRGSRVPFTPTWQGSADAQYEWNAGSFKAFVGSSLNFQSASNSTFTLPDNPETLYRLRGRALLDLRAGIAGHDDSWRLTLFGRNVTNKLYETSVNFANDTIARRVGTPATYGISLTVRTR
- a CDS encoding SDR family NAD(P)-dependent oxidoreductase, with amino-acid sequence MSEGVEPASNGRLGGTVAIVTGAASGMGAAIARKFVAAGASVVLADRNPAGERLAAELGAAARFQLLDVASESQWDDACSAALAAFGKLTALVNCAGIFIPLPMLETDREQFARSVDVNQLGVFLGMKAAAPLIADAGGGSIVNISSGVALRGIAGMFAYSASKWAVRGMTRCAALELAKHGIRVNGIYPGAIDTPMIQLNPAGFNDAIVATMPLARMGTPDEIADAVTFLTSAEAAYITGAELPVDGGGAI
- a CDS encoding LysR family transcriptional regulator, whose protein sequence is MDRAQLPLNALRAFEAAARHLNFTRAAIELCVSQGAVSHHVAQLERRLGVRLFHRLPRGLSLTDEGRALVPVLAEAFDRVGATLDQYAGGRFREVLKVGVVGTFATGWLLPRLDAFARAHPAIDLRISTNNNRVDLAGEALDFAIRYGDGAWHGTQAEPLIEAPMTPLCAPAMAARLRSPADVLHERLLRSYRPDEWALWFEAADIPVPLFRGPVFDSSALMVSAAMAGFGVALAPPAMFIRELASELLAQPFPIMIDAGRYWLTRLMSRPETHAMRRFREWLDGEVTAPIASWPYVREQGGGANFP
- a CDS encoding flavin reductase family protein gives rise to the protein MTLAIEPATFRRILGHYPTGVCAITAMPPDGRPAAMIVGSFTSVSLDPALVAFFPDKASSSWPRIAEAGRFCVNVLGDDQEALCRTLASKDPDKFVGVAHRPSALGSPVLDGAIAWIDCTIYAVHDAGDHHLVLGSVHALDVHHPGAPLLFHRGTYGKLAPPPCSRT